One genomic segment of Pseudorca crassidens isolate mPseCra1 chromosome X, mPseCra1.hap1, whole genome shotgun sequence includes these proteins:
- the ITGB1BP2 gene encoding integrin beta-1-binding protein 2: MSLLCRNKGCGQHFDPQTNLPDSCCHHPGVPIFHDALKGWSCCRKRTVDFSEFLNIKGCTVGPHCAEKLPETPQPEGPATSSSLQEQKPPNTIPKSAETLRRERPKSELPPKLLPLNISQALGMALEQKELDQEPGAGLDSSLIQTGASCQNPGCDAVYQGPESDATPCTYHPGAPRFHEGMKSWSCCGIQTLDFGAFLAQPGCRVGRHDWGKQLPASCRHDWHQTDSLVVVTVYGQIPLPAFNWVKASQTELHVHIVFDGNRVFRAQMKLWGVINVEQSSVSLMPSRVEISLVKADPGSWAQLEHPDALAEKAKAGVGLEMDEEESEDSDDDLSWTEEEEEEEVMGE, translated from the exons ATGTCTCTACTCTGCCGTAACAAAGGCTGTGGGCAGCACTTTGACCCCCAAACCAACCTTCCTG ATTCCTGTTGCCATCACCCTGGGGTCCCAATCTTCCATGATGCACTTAAG GGTTGGTCCTGCTGCCGGAAGCGAACTGTAGATTTCTCTGAGTTCTTAAACATCAAG GGCTGTACTGTGGGACCACACTGTGCTGAGAAGCTCCCTGAGACCCCTCAACCTGAGGGCCCTGCCACAAGCAGTTCACTTCAGGAGCAAAAACCTCCGAATACGATTCCAAAGTCAGCAGAGACTTTGCGCCGAGAGAGGCCCAA GTCAGAGTTGCCTCCAAAGCTGCTTCCGCTAAATATATCCCAAGCCCTGGGAATGGCACTGGAACAGAAGGAATTAGACCAAGAACCTGGAGCAG GACTTGACAGTAGTCTGATCCAGACTGGTGCCAGCTGCCAGAACCCAGGATGTGATGCT GTTTACCAAGGCCCGGAGAGTGATGCTACTCCATGTACCTACCACCCAGGAGCACCTCGATTCCATGAGGG GATGAAATCTTGGAGTTGTTGTGGTATCCAGACCCTGGATTTTGGGGCATTCCTGGCACAGCCAGGGTGCAGAGTTGGTAGACATGACTGGGGGAAGCAG CTGCCAGCGTCTTGCCGTCATGATTGGCACCAGACAGATTCCTTAGTAGTGGTGACTGTATACGGCCAGATTCCACTTCCTGCGTTCAACTGGGTGAAGGCCAGTCAAACTGAG CTTCATGTCCACATTGTCTTTGATGGTAACCGTGTGTTCCGAGCACAGATGAAGCTCTGGGGG gTCATAAACGTGGAGCAGAGCTCTGTCTCCTTGATGCCATCTCGGGTTGAAATCTCCCTGGTCAAGGCTGACCCAGGATCCTGGGCCCAGCTGGAGCACCCCGATGCACTGGCTGAGAAGGCTAAGGCAGGGGTTGGGTTAGAGATGGATGAGGAAGAATCTGAGGATTCAGATGATGACCTGAGCTggacagaggaggaggaagaggaggaagtgaTGGGGGAGTAG
- the NONO gene encoding non-POU domain-containing octamer-binding protein, whose translation MQSNKTFNLEKQNHTPRKHHQHHHQQHHQQQQQQPPPPPIPANGQQASSQNEGLTIDLKNFRKPGEKTFTQRSRLFVGNLPPDITEEEMRKLFEKYGKAGEVFIHKDKGFGFIRLETRTLAEIAKVELDNMPLRGKQLRVRFACHSASLTVRNLPQYVSNELLEEAFSVFGQVERAVVIVDDRGRPSGKGIVEFSGKPAARKALDRCSEGSFLLTTFPRPVTVEPMDQLDDEEGLPEKLVIKNQQFHKEREQPPRFAQPGSFEYEYAMRWKALIEMEKQQQDQVDRNIKEAREKLEMEMEAARHEHQVMLMRQDLMRRQEELRRMEELHNQEVQKRKQLELRQEEERRRREEEMRRQQEEMMRRQQEGFKGTFPDAREQEIRMGQMAMGGAMGINNRGAMPPAPVPAGTPAPPGPATMMPDGTLGLTPPTTERFGQAATMEGIGAIGGTPPAFNRAAPGAEFAPNKRRRY comes from the exons ATGCAGAGCAATAAAACTTTTAACTTGGAGAAACAAAACCACACTCCGAGGAAACATCATCAGCATCACCATCAGCAGCACcaccagcagcaacagcagcagccacCACCTCCACCAATACCTGCAAATGGGCAACAAGCCAGCAGCCAAA ATGAAGGCTTGACTATTGACCTGAAGAATTTTAGGAAACCAGGAGAGAAGACCTTCACCCAGCGTAGCCGGCTCTTTGTGGGCAATCTTCCTCCTGACATCACtgaggaggaaatgaggaaacTATTTGAGAAATATGGGAAGGCAGGCGAAGTCTTCATTCATAAGGACAAGGGCTTTGGCTTTATCCGCTTG GAAACACGAACCCTAGCAGAGATTGCCAAAGTGGAACTGGACAACATGCCTCTCCGTGGAAAGCAGCTGCGTGTGCGCTTTGCCTGCCATAGTGCATCCCTTACAGTCCGAAACCTTCCTCAGTATGTGTCCAATGAACTGCTGGAGGAAGCCTTTTCTGTGTTCGGCCAGGTGGAGAGGGCTGTAGTCATTGTGGATGATCGAGGAAGGCCCTCAGGAAAAGGCATTGTTGAATTCTCAGGGAAGCCAGCGGCTCGGAAAGCTCTGGACAGATGCAGTGAAGGCTCCTTCCTGCTAACCAC ATTTCCTCGACCTGTGACTGTGGAGCCCATGGACCAGTTAGATGATGAAGAGGGACTCCCAGAGAAGCTGGTTATAAAGAACCAGCAATTTCACAA GGAGCGAGAGCAGCCACCCAGATTTGCACAGCCTGGCTCCTTTGAGTATGAGTATGCCATGCGCTGGAAGGCACTTATTGAgatggagaagcagcagcaggaccAAGTGGACCGAAACATTAAGGAAGCTCGTGAGAagctggagatggagatggaggctGCTCGCCATGAGCACCAGGTCATGCTAATGAGGCAGG ATTTGATGAGGCGTCAAGAAGAACTTAGGAGGATGGAAGAGCTGCACAACCAAGAAGTGCAAAAACGAAAGCAGCTGGAGCTCAG GCAGGAAGAGGAGCGCAGGCGCCGTGAGGAAGAGATGCGGCGGCAACAAGAAGAAATGATGCGACGACAGCAGGAAGGATTCAAGGGAACATTCCCTGATGCG agagaGCAGGAGATACGAATGGGCCAGATGGCTATGGGAG GTGCTATGGGCATAAACAACAGAGGCGCTATGCCCCCTGCTCCTGTGCCAGCTGGTACCCCAGCTCCTCCAGGACCTGCCACTATGATGCCAGATGGAACCTTGGGATTG ACCCCACCAACAACTGAACGCTTTGGCCAAGCTGCTACAATGGAAGGAATTGGGGCAATTGGTGGAACCCCTCCTGCATTCAACCGTGCAGCTCCTGGAGCTGAATTTGCTCCAAACAAACGTCGCCGATACTAA